ctaTGCCTAATACATTCCAAGAGTTACAGaatgtaattgttttttttttttttccttcgtTGAAAAGAAATAGGCCAATAGAAAaaccaaatatatataaatatatagggTGAAGGttttagagtgaacactagtgtatttgtaaAATGAATAAACAAATCATGGCCAATGATTTACACACATGTATGACTTGGATTTCattatcaaatcgtaaaatacactaatgTATTTCATCAACTCCTGcccattgatttacacacgtgtatAGCCAGGTTTATTTCGCTCaattcgcaaatacactagtgttcactcttgaacctaatcagGTTCTATTCAGAatactaaatattgcgagaacatgcagaacaaaatgaatcactcatttttttcaatcttaaaaacctaaaaagtaaatgaaaatgttataaatgtaagatttattgtttctcacactagaatttaaaacaaaatatgaaaaatcttcagcttttaaataacctacacacatgtaggttacatgtaggctaaattacctacatgtatgtagactatgtgtagggaaaaatatatgattttttatgtatatataatacacatatgaatctaagaaacataaaatttaagaaatatgaaccttaaatccaaaaatttagtgatttagagttgttatttttgttctcgcaataattagtgttctgtaatgattcttctcctatatatatatatgagagggttcattggggaacactaaatcAGTGGGGAACCAGtgaacactcttaaaaattatacttaacatgttaaaaattatttttttttctaacttttttccGGCGCTTTTTCTTATTAATACAagtagaaacatttttaataaaaaatcaaaaaataaaaatttaaaaaatgtttaaaaaacaattaaaaatataaatcttataaaattaacttaacatgttaaaaatcaatttaaaaaaaatcagcgCTTTTCCTTATAAAATTGGTAGAAACTATTCGAATAAAAAATAATTTTTGCAAAAAAATAGccctttttaactgttttttaatatttttagtttttgatttttttcaagTATTTTTAAGGAGAAGCgccatattttttttaaattgatttttaacatgttaagttaaatttttaagagtgttccccgGTTACTCACTTTTTTGTGTTCCCTAATGAACCCCCCACACCCcctccacacacacacacagacacacacacatatatatatatagggttaggttacgTACAATAGCTcttatcgtacaatatgtacgcgttcatctcagccgtccgatctggtgcgaattcaatttTGAACATGCGATTTATGCTGAAAAATCAACATGTGAAATTGCTTTATATactaacatgcgatttcatcatatttaccaacatgcgaaattgctacaaaaaaaaaacaacatgcgatttcatcaaaaaacCCAACTTGCGATTTCCAACAtgttttttataacatgcgatttcactaaatcgtacgtattgtacgttaagagatattgtattttacactttcgctatatatatatacatatataataataataataataataataataataataataataataataataataaaaccccAATAACAAGAGCCTATATAAACATGGTAAACTTGTAATGAACTACACTATAATTCCATTTCTCACATCCATTCAAAATGGTGGAAGTAAAACTATCTTTTGGTTTTGTTGTAGTGTTTTATGTGTTTACGGCTGCGCGTTTATGTTACACTAACAACAATAGGTTTCCAAGTTCGCATGAGAATGTTGAGGTTGAGAAGCTTTTAAATAGTTTAAATAAACCTGCGGTCAAATCTATTAAAGTATGTTATCATTCTCAAATTTCTTAATATTATCATTCTTCTTGTCATTTGTTAGATAATTGATTTGTGTATGTATTGCATTGTGAATAGAGCCCTGACAGTGATATAATAGATTGTGTTCGTATCTCTGATCAACCGGCTTTTGATCATCCCTTACTTAAAAACCATACTATCAAGGTATGCTTCGAGTTTTACATATGCATTTATATGTATGTTATTTTAAAGAATTATAATTAATGAATAATTATAGATGAGGCCGATTTATCATCCAAACCCCGTAGGTGACAACAAAGTGTCATCCATGGTGAATGCTACAGCGGATACacattcatcatcatcaattaCTCAATTGTGGCATGCAAATGGAAAATGTCCAAAAGGGACTATCCCCATAAGAAGAACAAAGAAAGAGGACATACTAAGAGCTAGTTCGGTCGACAGTTATGGAAAGAAGAAGAGTTTTATAGGTAAATCAAGCTTCATTGATGTTGAACTTGGTGTGACCGATGGACATGAGGTAAGCCTCTTTTagcactttgtaccatacaacttgtttcttgctcttaatcacgTTATAATAATGAAGGGTTTTATTTTTAGTATGCAATTGCATCAACAAATAATGGGGAGTTTTATGGATCAAAATCAGCACTGAATCTTTGGAATCCACAAGTCCAAGAAAGTAATGAATTTAGTTTGACTCAAACATGGGTAGTAGGAGGTACTTATGATACGGGCCTTAATACCATTGAAGCTGGTTGGCAGGTGAGTTCCTTCTTCATTTAAAttctagtatcaaacaaacaaaacacattaTATTCTTTTCCTATATTCCAAACATAACAAAGACCTTTAAAATAAACCTAATAAGTGTATAAAACTACGGGTGCAAGAGATGATCCATTCTTCAAGGAATGAATCGATTTATGAGTTCATTTGGgtccagtggcggacccaggattttatttcaatggggtctattttcgggtcggtcctcgttcgggtcgagttaaagtgaggtttgaactagattttttttttaaaataagaaaaatggacttatcaaggattgaacccatgacctatttgtggaaaagagggagatttaccactacaccaactttctttttatttctatggtgtccacctaattgtatttatggggtccatatacaatttaatataccgaatctactattttttttaaaaagattggggtccggggaccccggtggcaccaatgtgggtccgcccctgtttGGGTCGACTCAAATTATACGAGACATCAAAACGGGTTAGGAGATGTTTGACAACCTCTGCACCAGTAAGTGATggaccagtaagaggtctgattGGGTAAGAGACTTTAAACTAGTAAGTGCTGAACTAATAAGAGTACGCCATGTGGTGGTAGTTGATGGTGGAGGATGTGGTGATGGGTCGAGGAGATGGTATTGGTGCGTGAGTAGCCGAGTGAGGGTTATGAACAGAGGTGAAGAGACCAAGGGATAAAATTTTCTTTTAGCATCATTTTAAAACATAAGGGTAAGAGGCGTGTTGCCTGATTTAGATGTGTCTTTCAGATAGAATCATTAAGAGGGCAACCAAACAACCCCTTACACTTTTTAAATTTGATAATTATAAATTTGTCCAAacatgggcgaagcttttaaaGGGCCGGAGGGGGCAgccgacccccgaacttttcgcttactaatggagagtatgtagttttcgtatagaaatttttcgggtatatacgttttcgaccccctggttttataaaaatttttaggtccggtgacttccgctCCCTCAGTCGAAAATCTCAAACTTCGCCACTGTGTCCAAATGAGTTAGCACCACAACCAACCATTATTTATAACAGTCAACCATCATGTACTCATGGTGTTGCTGCAACCTCCATCGTCGCCTAGTTGTCTCCATCTCCGTCGCCACTAGCCACCATAAAAAACATAGCGCATGAACCCATTCGGTATTTTTATTAAGATGTCTCATTTTAATATGAGCCATTGACCACATACTTTTTTAGAAGGACATATATTTACTAGAACCCGTTTAACTTGTTAAGTAACACAACTCACCAGTTTTGCCACATAgaactaaaaaaaagaaaaaaaaaattaacttaaaAGTTCCTACaactaggggtgtgcacggttcgctTTTATTGTAAAACAAAAACCGTAATCGAAATGTTCgattttcggttattgaaaaccGTTCGATTTCGGTTTTAGCAATGGTTTGGTTTtttggtttttggaacaaaattaaGTAAGATTCAAAATAAGAAAGTATAATCCAACATTTAATAATCTTTCTTAGATGTTTAATTTAAGTTATTATGTTAAACATTTTAATTAATGTCGTTCACATAAACCTaacttctaatctatttttatgtttattcaaagtttttattaagacatttttttataatactttgaaaatcaatttatttatttttttgttaaatttcaTATTATCTTGTAGGCAATTAATGGATAAATCATTTTAAAGATAAATAGACATGTTAATGcttttattataaaaattaacattcaagaataaaactAATAATTCTTAATTCAATATCTAACAAACATTAAAGAAAATGCTTTTTAGGTTATTCTGTTCGGTTTTTTATGCGGTTTGGATTTTCGGTTTGGATACACCGGTTTTTCTGGTTTTGGTtccgtttctttttttttttttaatctactACTCACCCCTACCTGCATTATCTTTGAAACAGGTGTATCAAAGGTTGTATGGAGATACTAACACCAGGCTTTTCATCTACTGGACGGTAAGTttatgtaaatttgtatataataTTTCTCTTAGCTGACCTATAAGAGGAAGAGCTTAGTATGTATATTAAAACTATTATATGATATTTAGGGAGTCCTCAAAAATCCCCAAAAATCTAGGGACCTGGACGAGTAAAAAAAATTGggcccaaaatatatatttttcaaataAACAAGAAAATTCAAATATATTTTAATCTTAGAAAATTTCCGGCCCCCGGGGAGAGCGCCCCGGGAGATCTCTCACCTTGCCCCTCCTCCCCCGGGTAATgatgatattattatattttgGACAGAGTGATGCATATCAAAAAACAGGATGTTACAATCTTTGCTCCGGGTTTATCCAAACCAACAATAAGTATGCAATTGGAGGCAGTTTATCTCCTACTTCACAAACGGATGGTACTCAACATGAATTCACCATACTTATATGGAAGGTATACTAATCTCAAATAACTCTTAAGTTAAGGCGCGTATAAATTCTTACTGAAAGGTTTAATGTTTCACATGTGCAACTATATTGAGGCAGGCAGcaaatatgattttttttgtaCCATTTTGATAGGACCCAGGGACTAGGGACTGGTGGATGCAACTCAATGGAGAATTAATAGGATATTGGCCATCCTCGTTGTTCACACACTTAAGGAAAAGTGCGTCAATGATACAATGGGGTGGAGAGATTGTAAATAGTGGCTCACAAGGGGGTCATACAAGTACCCAAATGGGCAGTGGTCAGTTCCCTAAACTTTGGTATCGTAAAGCTAGTTATGTAAGAAAAGTTGAAACAGTAGATCAATCAAACACTTTATATACTCCAGAAGTACGTACCATATCCAGTGAGCAAAATTGCTATGATATTTTGACGAGCATCACTACTAATAACTTCTGGGGCACACACTTTTTCTATGGCGGACCTGGTCGAAACTCAAACTGTCAGTGAAAAAGTTGTAACATCCGGATTTTCAATGTAATATATCGAGGATAGTTTATTCCATGTATTATAAGTACTTTTAAGTAATGCCCATGGAAAGATTGTAACATCCCGAACTCTACGTGTAATATATTTGGGGAATACTTTGTaccatataatataaatataaatataaataaattccTCGTGTGTATAATACAACTATATGAAGCATTGAGTATATGAATAAATAGAGAAATATGTGTTTTATAAGTGATCTTCAGAGCCTGAGGAGGTTACCCCATCATTTGGGGCGAAACCAGAGAGTGGTCAAAAGAATTCGGTTCATAGAGGTATCAAATGATGTAGATACCGGTAACTGTGTGATACGTTAAGAATATACATAGTGCACCATTGACTCATTATTCTTTTTAGCCAGTCTTTTGGGTTATACCCATTTAACAGTAGACCCATTCAACACTCACATAACCATATATGCAAATAAAAGATGTTAATATTTGTTCCACTTTCAACTAGTAGTAAAAAACATAAGCATGTTTGTGAATAAAAAAACGGGTAAAAAAACACTATATGGAGGCCGGATTTGGGTAGAGGTGAGCTGGTGGATTATATCAAAGCCTTCACATAACTATATAATTACGAGTGAAATATGTATGTGTTCCACATCCAACGAATGCTAAAAATAAACCACAATGAGAATTTGGGAATTAAAGAATTGGGACGGCGCCAAAAAAGGTGAATATACTTGCATGGAGGGTTTGCTTAGGAGAGGCATTGAAGTCGGAAAAGGCTCGTGTAAGTTATGTGGTTATGGGCTGGAAAGGGCCGAGCATCTGTTTGTCAATTGTGAGGTTGCAAATGCCAAATGGCCTATAATCTCCCAATATATGGTGCCACATTCCTCCTCTCTATGTGTTCTCCTTTAAAGATCTTTAGGTTCACAAGCATGGATTGGAAAATCTGTTAAAAGAAGAAGGCTTTGCATGCAGTCACCCTATCAGTTGTTTGGATTCTATGGCGGACTAGGAATGAGGCAATTTTTTAACACCTTCTTAATTAAGCTTGTAATGGATATCAAGGCAACAAGCTTCCTTTGAGAAAAATATAGATAAAATGGTGAATGTAGAATGGTCTACTTGGTGTATGTTTAATTTTAATCCCTGCCGTTCAAAAAGAAAACCATAtctcaaatgaaaaaaaaaaaaaaaaaaaaaaaaaaccaaatgaAGGATTTTGATGGGGTGAGCTAATGGATTGATTCACGTCTACTAATAACATATGTTTGTATCTGCTAAGATCTAACTACTAACAAACTATATGGAGGATTTGGATGTGATGAGATAATGGATTAATACCAACATTTCATATAATCATATGTGCAAATAAAAGATATGTgtgttgttggtgcacttgtgtctgtactttgtctgtatgtAAACaatgtccttggtagtctgtaagttgaccaagtcatctatcctcctagtttgacttggccaatatgTTGAAAGAtgtctgtatcgaaggatagcctcgaaggatactgttgatccttcgaggtgctcgaaagatatgcttcgaatgttagacctcgaaggatcatccttcgaggtccatgctcatctttcgaacatgttgtgatcgatagatgatccttcggaccatctatcggatccttcgagcagacctgctgtgtttgggtatatatacccatgcaatgtgttGAGTTCAGTAGACAGAAGACAGAGAGTTAGAGAGAATACACACACACaggctgagagcattctgtccgaaacactcacacactttgagagtttatagaacatttctgtaaacattgagcttgtaaccgaaccctcattgcattaatacaagttgtgttaatcggtgaacttgtgtgtttgtttctctacttgctactaactcggtttgcttgctagcttggattccgcactcgctagtgagttagtataacaaggtttgaggttcgtcattcaccggatagggacctacaagtggtatcagagcctcgctctttaccttgtttaaaaccgggtttgttcaagtgtttggtgtgtttggacacttggtttagcacccgtttttggtggttttcttgcttgtttaaactgaaaaacggttcctaaaccttcgggagtgctcaaggttgggttgggtaacttgaaaacttgtttttgagtaactttgtgttttccggcgaaAGCTCCGGTTAaacttccggtgactggtttgaaGATAAGGTTAATCATTTTtggcaaaattttcaaagttggtggtgaAAGGACAGCCTGCACATACCatcttgccgaaagttgacttatcaacctgtcaccttttcaccaacctttcacatcagatcagtttgtgtcagaacctctcgaaagatatctttcgacatcgaaagactatccttcgacatctgtcgatcaaggaaggctcgaaagattgttatccttcgacccatccttcgaagtctgaatcatatccttcgagaaaggaatctaatcgaaagacaagtgtccgaaagatagggatttagctcgaaagataaggatctttcaaaggagaatccttcgagctcttgaatctttcgaaatcattgttcgagactcaacagtaatctttcgagtactgttgatccttcgaacaatagttgatctttcgattgtggtcagtttgttgttaacaagtttctgtgatttcagatccttcGACCAGGGTCCTTCGACTGGGAGTGGTCTTTCGGGTGCTCATCATCTTTCGTGACTTGGacatagaatttatttttcttgtcaaagatgaatccgagttggtggggaaatccggctccagacagtggaaaatacataaataccagtcaatctccatcatgggccgaatctccggtatctacatcctcacaaacaaatgccactccagctggtcaatgggcgtttgtttcaaatcaaactccgagtattcaaagtcttctactaagcgaaagtgaaaccggaagtttgaacaggcctccaaagttgatgcatcttaatgaatatccgggatgggttgatcgtttccatacatacattcttggtcaaaatacagagttgtggttgcggttcactacggaattcgatcaaactatcgaggttgctgcttcttcgacagctacatttgccgatcttcctgatgatcaaaagaagacgtatgacttagaaaagaaagcatacgctattctcactcaagcactgagcaaggatatttatcatcagttcgtcagtttcaagactacgaagaagctgtgggatgcattgaagacaagaggagtaggtaatgaagccacacgtcaactacgacgagatctactgaagaaagaattcgatggcttcacatgtatggataaggagtccttgggagatatgacaagccgtttctatcatctacttactgagctgaccaactttgaagtcacaacgactccaacagaggtggtaaagaagtttgccgatgcattgcctcctcaatggaataacttcctggaaatcttgaagtacaacggaacgttgaaaactacaaatatcaacgatttcgtgcagcttctggagaacaaggatcaggaagaaacgttgaaggcaaagagagttgcagtgccacagaatccagagatgtattatggcacctccacttcttcatctgcaaaagccggttcacatgctccacttcaaacggcgtttgtcacaagcacggatatgtatggcaatccagtgcaagttcctgtaaagccgcctccaaccacagatctgtatggaaatccaatacaaccacctcctcctcctcctgctcaacaactacaatatgcgtgttatggaggaacatcatctgctgcaggtcaacaatcaaagccaaatacagtacagcttgacacttcaagcttctctaaagtcagtgtagaagtagctaaggaacacatggagctacttaacactgtagtgagcgcgtactgtgggttgatagaaggtcagattggaaacattaatctgacacaagaagattacaggcagattgataaggaagagatggacttgatggatatcaagtgggcctttgcgagtgctgtgagaagagcaaaggattggatggaaagtactggcagaaccagcttggaaagtaagcgagacaccaagtatgggttcgataagcaggctgttaagtgcttcaactgtggtgaacggggccactttaaaagggaatgtacaaagccagcacagcacgggaatcaaaatcccttcagaaaccgaggcaaccagcagaatcagaacagaaacactgagcgttcattggtgcctgcaaataaccaaaccaaccgagcacttgcagttcaggtggatgaaggttgtgactggtcaatccagttgggtggtgatgctcctgatggaacagcatgttttgctcaaattgtgaaagagttagttcacaccagtggtagagaatcttctgccagtggtggtgaatcgtctgaagatgaagactcttctggttatagcaggagtgctgatgaagaatcatccaattctggtgatgattatatgggtgagacatcaaatgcagcaatcgatgcagatattgatgaacttttggaggaagctgcagcagaaactcaaagaagatctattttggtggatcaagctgcttatacttcatcttctctccattcagcctttatggctaatgtcgacggttcatcaagtcaggtatgtgtcgatgaacccactgctgttaattgtgatgaatgtgctaggatgcatgctagatgtgctgatcttgagaaaagtatgtctgagttgcaaggcaaacatgatgctttacaagctagtttgtttgacttgcaagacaaacatactactgtgaatgagaatttgagtgacttgcaaagtaagcatgacgctt
The sequence above is drawn from the Helianthus annuus cultivar XRQ/B chromosome 12, HanXRQr2.0-SUNRISE, whole genome shotgun sequence genome and encodes:
- the LOC110894407 gene encoding uncharacterized protein LOC110894407, with amino-acid sequence MVEVKLSFGFVVVFYVFTAARLCYTNNNRFPSSHENVEVEKLLNSLNKPAVKSIKSPDSDIIDCVRISDQPAFDHPLLKNHTIKMRPIYHPNPVGDNKVSSMVNATADTHSSSSITQLWHANGKCPKGTIPIRRTKKEDILRASSVDSYGKKKSFIGKSSFIDVELGVTDGHEYAIASTNNGEFYGSKSALNLWNPQVQESNEFSLTQTWVVGGTYDTGLNTIEAGWQVYQRLYGDTNTRLFIYWTSDAYQKTGCYNLCSGFIQTNNKYAIGGSLSPTSQTDGTQHEFTILIWKDPGTRDWWMQLNGELIGYWPSSLFTHLRKSASMIQWGGEIVNSGSQGGHTSTQMGSGQFPKLWYRKASYVRKVETVDQSNTLYTPEVRTISSEQNCYDILTSITTNNFWGTHFFYGGPGRNSNCQ